From the genome of Bubalus bubalis isolate 160015118507 breed Murrah chromosome 2, NDDB_SH_1, whole genome shotgun sequence, one region includes:
- the FAM229A gene encoding protein FAM229A, with protein MQPSPSTPGPGRAADTCPAPPGPERPPAARAPAAASSLGPASASGRAPRGLDMSAQEPPQGRRFPIEAGDSPGLAAAPESQDSPEPVATEHNPVRPLRRCPGCHCLTLLHVPIDVYLAMGGSPRARAT; from the exons ATGCAGCCCTCCCCCTCGACGCCCGGGCCGGGACGCGCCGCAGACACCTGCCCGGCTCCGCCTGGACCGGAGCGTCCTCCCGCGGCCAGGGCTCCGGCAGCTGCTTCCAGCCTGGGACCGGCCTCGGCCTCCGGCAG AGCGCCCCGGGGCCTGGACATGAGTGCCCAGGAGCCCCCGCAGGGTCGGAGATTCCCCATTGAGGCCGGAGACTCCCCTGGCCTTGCCGCCGCCCCCGAGTCCCAGGACAGCCCGGAGCCCGTAGCTACGGAGCACAACCCGGTCAG GCCGCTTCGACGCTGCCCCGGCTGCCACTGCCTGACGCTGCTGCACGTGCCCATCGACGTCTACCTGGCCATGGGCGGGAGCCCCCGGGCCCGCGCCACCTGA